One Nitrososphaerota archaeon DNA window includes the following coding sequences:
- a CDS encoding M1 family aminopeptidase, with translation MRAEAYRSFHIPESSVHYPPSKEFHTEHARIELSLDFERKRVWGSCSLTVTPLKAGMKRLGFDACGLEISEVTLDGTKCDFEYDLQKLFVASAEPLSGSHVVKVSYSTTPVEGIYFIQPDAEHPEKEVQAWTHNEAEFARYWYPCYDHPNDKFTSEILLTVPKEFRVISNGSLVDRKEDGDLATFHWKEDLTHSSYLTSFVVGKFALTEEESDGVKLNYNYPKSKEADVLRYFGETPRMIQVFNELTGVKYPYSKYDQTTVEDFIFGGMENFNATTFAMGYYPDAGSEEDFQTYYSRPNTNAVNLVAHELAHQWFGDLVTCVDWSHGWLNEGFATYMQVLYIEKTRGADSLRWDMEVKAEEYFEEDATEYRRPIVDREYVYPDDLFDLAMYEKGAWMLHELRYLMGEKPFFDGVSVYLRSNSFGVVDTHDFRKAMEKASGYSLEEFFEQAFFRAGFPEFLVAYSWDEDGKLATLSVNQTQKLEQFTPVFKLPCDFVFYAGGRRVRRRVQLDSAQQSFSFGLDSKPTIVEFDPRHWLLKKVRFDKGAELLINQLEGSEDASSRADAAKGLGEAKASIAVGPLRSAAMKDHFWHVNASALKALGEIGTKESLEALLQVGTPKNRRTRRALAEALGNYKDERARSALTKLLESDESPYVRCQAALALGESWPEGAFPLLLKSMEVHSPNETLAEACLDAMGKLKDQSVIDVIRDNLGYGRPTRVRIGALKAIQGRGHVLGAELPVLREMLQKDKEFRVRYHLVSKLIPSLGDKRFLEALKEAATHDRDPRVKRKALEVYRELSSASEASGALSKLREEVEVLKEQNRQLLLGAGASAQA, from the coding sequence ATGAGAGCAGAAGCATACAGGTCGTTTCATATTCCGGAGTCGAGCGTACACTACCCACCTTCGAAGGAGTTCCACACCGAGCACGCCAGGATCGAGCTCTCCCTCGACTTTGAACGGAAGAGGGTCTGGGGGTCCTGTTCCCTGACAGTGACGCCCCTCAAGGCGGGAATGAAGCGGCTCGGGTTCGATGCGTGCGGTCTGGAGATATCCGAAGTGACCCTGGACGGGACGAAGTGCGACTTCGAGTACGACCTTCAGAAGCTTTTCGTCGCTTCGGCGGAGCCCCTATCAGGCTCCCACGTCGTGAAAGTATCCTACTCGACCACCCCTGTCGAGGGGATCTACTTCATCCAGCCCGATGCCGAGCATCCGGAGAAGGAAGTCCAGGCCTGGACGCACAACGAGGCTGAATTCGCACGATACTGGTACCCGTGCTACGACCACCCCAACGACAAGTTCACGAGCGAAATACTCCTGACCGTCCCCAAGGAGTTCAGGGTCATCTCCAACGGGAGCCTGGTAGACCGCAAGGAGGATGGGGACTTGGCTACGTTCCATTGGAAGGAAGACCTCACGCATTCCAGCTACCTGACCTCCTTCGTGGTTGGAAAGTTCGCCCTGACAGAGGAGGAGTCCGACGGGGTCAAGCTCAACTACAACTATCCGAAGTCCAAAGAGGCGGATGTCCTGCGATACTTCGGCGAGACCCCGAGGATGATCCAGGTCTTCAACGAGCTGACCGGGGTGAAGTACCCCTACTCGAAATACGACCAGACGACCGTCGAAGATTTCATCTTCGGAGGGATGGAGAACTTCAACGCCACCACCTTTGCCATGGGCTACTACCCGGACGCGGGGTCAGAGGAAGACTTCCAGACCTACTATTCGAGGCCAAACACCAACGCAGTCAACCTGGTGGCCCACGAACTGGCCCACCAGTGGTTCGGTGACCTTGTCACCTGCGTCGACTGGTCCCACGGCTGGCTCAACGAAGGTTTCGCAACTTACATGCAGGTGCTCTACATCGAGAAGACAAGAGGAGCCGACTCGCTCCGCTGGGACATGGAGGTCAAGGCCGAGGAGTACTTCGAAGAAGACGCAACCGAATACAGGCGGCCGATCGTCGACAGGGAGTACGTGTACCCCGACGACCTCTTCGACCTGGCGATGTACGAGAAGGGGGCGTGGATGCTGCATGAGCTGCGCTACCTCATGGGAGAGAAGCCCTTCTTCGATGGAGTGTCGGTGTACCTGAGATCGAATTCCTTTGGGGTGGTCGATACCCATGATTTCCGGAAGGCGATGGAGAAGGCTTCGGGATACTCGCTCGAGGAGTTCTTCGAGCAGGCATTCTTCCGCGCGGGGTTCCCGGAGTTCCTGGTCGCCTATTCTTGGGACGAGGACGGGAAGCTAGCGACCCTTAGCGTCAATCAGACTCAGAAGCTTGAACAATTTACCCCTGTCTTCAAGCTCCCCTGCGACTTCGTCTTCTACGCCGGAGGGCGCCGAGTCAGGAGGCGGGTGCAACTCGACTCAGCCCAGCAGAGCTTCTCCTTCGGGCTCGATTCGAAGCCGACCATAGTCGAGTTCGACCCGAGGCACTGGCTCCTGAAGAAGGTCCGTTTTGACAAGGGAGCAGAGCTCCTCATCAACCAGCTCGAGGGAAGCGAAGACGCTTCGAGCCGGGCTGACGCTGCTAAGGGCCTGGGGGAGGCCAAGGCAAGCATCGCGGTGGGGCCACTAAGGAGCGCTGCGATGAAGGATCACTTCTGGCACGTGAACGCCAGCGCGCTCAAGGCCCTGGGGGAGATCGGCACCAAGGAATCCCTAGAGGCCCTCCTTCAAGTAGGCACCCCGAAGAACAGGCGCACAAGACGGGCCCTGGCTGAAGCACTGGGGAACTACAAGGATGAAAGGGCGCGTTCGGCCCTGACCAAGCTACTCGAAAGCGACGAGAGCCCCTACGTCAGGTGCCAAGCTGCCCTGGCCCTCGGAGAGTCCTGGCCGGAAGGCGCGTTCCCTCTGCTCCTGAAGTCGATGGAGGTTCATTCGCCCAACGAAACTCTCGCCGAGGCATGTCTCGACGCCATGGGCAAGCTCAAGGATCAGTCGGTGATCGATGTAATCCGAGACAACCTTGGCTATGGAAGGCCGACCCGAGTGCGAATCGGCGCTCTGAAGGCAATCCAGGGGAGAGGCCATGTGCTCGGCGCTGAGCTGCCGGTGCTTAGGGAGATGCTACAGAAGGACAAGGAGTTCAGGGTCAGGTACCACCTGGTCAGCAAGCTGATTCCGTCCCTGGGGGACAAGCGGTTCCTCGAGGCTCTGAAGGAAGCGGCCACCCATGACCGCGACCCGAGGGTGAAGAGGAAAGCGCTGGAAGTTTACCGAGAACTCTCCTCCGCGTCCGAGGCCTCCGGTGCCCTGTCGAAGCTCAGGGAGGAAGTCGAGGTGCTCAAGGAACAGAATCGCCAGCTCCTCCTAGGCGCCGGCGCCTCAGCGCAGGCCTAG